The sequence CAGCCGACGACGACGAGCGAAGCTACCGACCCCGACCTCACCTCCCACGGCACATCAGCCCGCCGCGTACCCGCACCCAGGGGCGCCGATGAAAGGACCCAACGGTGACGACGCAGACCCTCCCCGACCAGATCACCGTCCAACGGATCACCGGCCACATCGGCGCCGAGATCCACGGCATCGACCTCTCCCAGCCGCTGAACGACGACGTCATCTCGACCATCCGCGCGGCACTGCTCGCCCACAAGGTGATCTTCTTCCGCGACCAGCAACTGACCCACGCAGAGCACATCGCCCTCGCCCGCCGGTTCGGCGAACTCACCCGCCGCCCCGGGACCAAACACGGCGTCCACCCCAAGGGCTTCCCGCAGATCCTCACCATCGACCCAGACGCCGAAGACGCGCGGTACGGGCGCGACTTCGAGGAGCGGTACCGCCAGAAGTGGACCTCCTACACCGCGGGCTGGCACACCGACCTCACCCCCGCGGTGAACCCGCCGGCCGCCTCGATCCTGCGCGCCGAAACGGTCCCACCCTTCGGGGGAGATACCCAGTGGACCAACCTCGTCGCGGCGTACAACAACCTCTCCGAGCCGCTGCGCAACCTCGTCGACGGACTCCGGGCCGAGCACACCTTCTTCGCCGGCTGCCAGATGCACCCCGCCGACCCCGAGGACATCGCGATCCGCAAGATGAACCGCGACGACCCGCAGGTCTCACTCCACCCCGTGGTCCGGGTCCACCCCGAGACCGGCGAGCGGGCACTGTTCGTCCACCCGGCCTCCGTCAGCCGGATCCCCGACCTCAGCCCTGCCGAGAGCGCCAAGCTCCTCGACCTGCTCTTCGCCCAGATCATCCGCCCCGAGTACACCGTGCGGTTCACCTGGCGGCCCGGCAGCGTCGCCATGTGGGACAACCGCGCGACCGCCCACCTCGCCGCCACCGACCTGTCCCACCTCGACGTACGCCGCACGATGTACCGAGTGACCATCCTCGGCGACCGCCCCACCGGTCCCGACGGATTCACCTCCGAGATCATCGCCGGCGAACCACTCACCGCGTTCGAGGATTGACTACAGCAGCGCCGGCCCGCCCGACCACGATCGACTGACGGGCCGCCGTCAGCGAGCGCAGGCCGCTGCCCCAGCGCCTTTTCGGACGGGCCGGCGTTGCCGGCCGAATCACCGACGGACACAAGCCCTGGCGAGATCCGCACTGGTACGGCGGGCGGCTGCGGCAACACTCACGGGAATCAGCGGTCCAACAGGCCCCGACTGATAACCTGCCGCAACCGCCAATGCACATAGCTCGCGGAGCAAGGAGATCGCGTGAAAATCCTCGACGAAACTTCCCGGACGCTCAACGAATACCTGCTCGTCCCCAACCTCACCACCGAGGACTGCACACCCGGGAATGTCGACCTCAGCGCACCGCTGGTACGGCACCGCCTCGGCGAACAGTCGCCGATCCGGATCGCCGTCCCCCTGGTCAGCGCCATCATGGGAGCGGTCTCCTCACCCCGCATGACGATCTCGCTCGCGCAGTGCGGAGGGCTCGGCTTCATCCATCACAACCAACCAATCACCGCCCAGGCGGAAATGGTCAGCAACGTCAAGCAACACAAGGCCGGATTTCGACACAGCGACATCAACATCAAACCAACCGCGACGCTCGGCGAGGTCGCCAGACTCCTACGGGCGGCCGAGCGCGACATCGCCGCGGTCACCGACGACGGCACACCTCACGGAACCTTCCTCGGACTGATCTCCACCCGCGACTTTCACCCCAAGCGCCACGACCTGAACGACTCCGTCGAATCGCGCATGCAGCCCGCCAAGTCGCTCGTCGTCGCCGATCCCTCGATCTCGCTCTCCCAGGCCAACGCGATGATCTGGGACAACCGCCTCGACGTACTTCCCGTGGTCGCCGACAACGGAAGACTGGAGTCCATCGTCCTGCGTCGCGACTACGAACTCCACAAGACCTTCCAGAACGAGACGATCGACAGCGACAAGCGGTTCCGGGTCGGAGCAGGCGTCAACACCCACGACTACAAAGAACGCATCCCCGCCCTCGTCCGGGCCGGAGCCGACGTCCTGTGCATCGATTCCTCCGACGGATACTCCGTCTGGCAACGCAACACGCTCCAATACGTCAAGGGCGAATTCGGAGACCAAACCCCTATCGGAGCCGGCAACGTCGTCGACGGACGCGCCTTCCGCTACCTCGCCGACGCCGGAGCCGACTTCATCAAGGTCGGGATCGGCGGCGGCTCCATCTGCATCACCCGGGACCAAAAAGGCATCGGCCGCGGCCAGGCGTCAGCACTGATAGACGTCGTGACCGAGCGCGACGCCTACGCCAAGGAAACCGGCGTCTACATCCCAATCTGTTGCGATGGCGGCCTGCTGAGCGACTACCACATGGCGATCGCGTTCGCACTGGGCACAGACTTCATCATGCTCGGCCGCTACTTCGCTCGCTTCGCGGAAAGCCCTTCCAAGCTGGTTCGTGTCAACGGCCAACTCTTCAAGGAATACTGGGGCGAAGGCTCTCAGCGAGCCCGGAACTGGTCTCGCTACGACCAGGGGGGCGAGCAGCACCTCGTCTTCGAGGAAGGCGTCGACGGCTACGTCCCGTACGCCGGCAGCATGTACGACACCGTCACGATGACCATCGCCAAGCTCAAAGCGACAATGATCAGTTGCGGCTCAACCTCGCTACGCGCCTTCCACGAGAACGCGGTCCTGGTGCCCGTATCACATCAGAGTTACCTGCAAAACACCGCCGAAATTCAACTTCGCGACCGGCCGAGCGACCCAGGGCAGTAAACGCGAACCACAGAACCTCCAGGAAGCTGCGCCCTTCCGTCTATGTCACCGAACATCGCGGTTACTGAAGTGTTGGCCGACGTTGAAGTGAACGTATTGGGCAGTCAGGAGAGGATCGATGACCACGAGACCAACGCTCACCGTCATCTATCGCACCGACGATTTCGATCCGGACTATCTCACGAAAGCCACTAATCACTTCTTCGCCGCATCCTCGGAAGCGGCAACGCGAGCCGGATTTCGCTTCCGCGCCATCCCTATCAACGAGCTGTCGCCAAGCTGCGTGGGCCAGCCGCAGCTTTGGCGCCACGGAGAGAACCTGCTCCGGACAAGGCAGCTCTTCCAAGTCGACGATTTTAGTTGGGATCCCCAGACCGCCCATCACCTAAAAGCGGTCTGCCGCACAGTACGGGAAAGTGATTCGGTTCTCCTGAACCGCTCATTCACCGACGCGGAGTACCTGTCAACGGATAAGCTCGCCATCACCCAGCGAGCCTCACGACTCGGGCTGCCAACCCCGCCTACTGTGGCAATACCGTTTGGCCGCTACGCCCGCACCGCAACCCCTTTAATCGAGCAGCAACTCGGTCCGGGACCGTATATTGTGAAGCCCCGAGAGATGGGCATGGGATTCGGCGTCATGAAAGTCGACGGCATCGAGCAACTTTCCGCCATCCTTGACGTGACGGCTCAAGCCGGAATGGGATATGTCGTGCAGCCATTCATCCCCAACTCGGGCGACTTGAGGGTTTACGTAATCAACCGAGAGATCACCGCGACGCAACACCGCTCACCCTCCCCCGGACACTATTTGGCCAACATCAGCCAGGGTGGGGCCAATGCGATCAGAGCAACAGATATGGACATCCAGTCGGCAACTCTGCGCATCGCCGACAGCCTCGACGCAGCCTGTCTGCAAGTTGATTGGCTCCTGGGCGAAAAAGGTCCAGTAGTCAACGAGTGGAGCAGCGGATTTGGTGGGTACTCAGCCCTGCCTGATCCCGAACGCACCCGCCTGAGCGATGCCTTCTTCGATTGGGCCAGAACGCTCCTGTGACGCGAAAGCGTTCCCAAGCGAGGGCCGTTGATCTACCCAGCGCTTTCCGAGGTGCGCGGCGTTTAGCGTTCTTGAACGCTCCAGCCTCTACGTCTTGCGGCAGTAATGATCTCGGCCGCGCCCATGGTGGATGCTCCTGATCGCATCGTGGCCATCGCAGAACGCGCGCTGGCGTTAGAGCACGCTCTTGAGCAGTTCAGAACCAGGTCGGCCCCAAGGTCGGGACGCAAGGTCGGACCGAAGGTCGGTATTCCCAGGATCAATGCGTTCTGTAATGGTTGGCAGTGCAGTCGGTTACATCAACCATCACAATGCGCGGCCCGGATCAGCTGCCGGGACTGGTTCCGCCGTCCGCAACGTGGTCAACGCGCAGATAGCCGCGGGGGCTACCTGCCCACCCATCGCAAGTCTCGTTGAAGGGACCAGTCATGGACAACCTGCTCACTGTCAGCGAAGACCCGTTCCAGCTCGACGTGGAGATCGTCACGGAGGGGCCGGTCGCCGCCGCGTTGCCGGCGGACACGGATGACGGCTGCGACACCGTGAAGGGCAGCGACTGCTAGGCGTCACTCCTGCCGGTTCCGGCGGACGGCCCCCCGTACGCCCGCCGGAACCGGCGCCCACGTCAGGCAGGTTTCGCAAGGGAGCGATGTTGACGGCAGGAGGCTGTCGTGTTTCATGCGGTTGATGCCGGCACCGTCCGGGTCGCAGCTCATTCCTGGCCGGGTCACGGGGTGCCCTGGCCGGACCGGCATGATCCGGTCGGTATTGATGCCTGGCTTCGAGCGACCTGGAAGGTCGGCTTGGTGGATACGGTCTGGGTGGCGAGCCCTGGGTTCGTTGACCGTGTGGAGGCGGCTCTCGCTGGCGGGACCTTGGACGCTGCCCGGGGGTGGCGGTTGGTGTTGGCGTTGGCGCGGTACCTGGTGCGCGCTCAGCGACGGGCGACGCCGTTCGGGTTGTTCTCGGGTGTGGCGACGCTGCGCTTCGGCACGGTGGCTGCGGTGACGCCCTCGGAGCGGTCGGCGGTCCGCGTACGGCCGGACGCGGAGTGGTTCGCGTCGCTGGTCGCGCGGCTTGAGGCCGATCCGGACGTACGCTGCGGCTTGTACGTCCAGGCGAACAACCTGGTGCGGGTGTCTGGGCTTCGGATCCTCGTGGAGCGCCGGCCCCACGCCTCCGCACCCAGCGGGGGGACGTCCTCGGTACGGCGTACCGAGGCGGTGCGGCTGGCGATGACCCTTGCTTCCGGGCCGATGCTCTGGGCTGAACTGGTCGACAAGATTGCCGCCAGCTATCCGGAGTTTCCGCGTGCGTCGGCTGAGGTGCTGGTTGCCTCCCTGGTCGATCAGGGTGTGTTGATCTCTGCTCTCCGGCCGCCATCTACCTGCACAGACCCGCTCAAGCACGTCCTGGACCAGCTTGACACCGTCCCGCAAACCAGAGGTGGGCAGACGGTTCAGGAGCTTCGTTCGCTGCACGGCCGTCTCGGTGCCACCACAGGCCGGGCGACGGACTTTCGTGGGCTGGCCGCTCGGATGCGGGAGTTGGCGGTGGGTCGGCAGCCGTTGGCGGTGGATCTTCGGCTCGGGGATCAGGTCGTCGTGCCGCATCAGGTGGCCACGGAAATCATCGCGGCGGTGGAGGTGCTGCGGCGGCTGACGTCGCATCCGGCGGGTCGGTCGGAGTGGCGTGGATACCATGCTCGGTTTGTCAATCGGTACGGGATGGCGTCGGTGGTGCCGCTTGCCGAGGTGGTCGATCCGGTGGCTGGCCTGGGTTACCCGGAGCACTTCGGGGACGTCGATTCCCCGGCGGTGGCGCCGTTGTCCCGTCGGGATGAGCGCTTGTTGGCGTTGGCGCAGCAGGCGGTGATCGACGGTGTCCGTGAGATGGTCCTCGATGATGCGGCGGTGTGGGCGCTCGCCGGCCCAGATCATGATGAGGGCCTTGTCAGTCCGCATGTCGACGTGTCGGCGGAGGTGCGCGCGGTGTCGTTGCGCGCGCTGGAGGAAGGTCGGTTCGTGGTCGCGGTGACGGGTATGGGCCGGTCGGCGATGGCGACGGGTGGACGCTTCCTCGACATGCTGCCGTATGCCGAGCGGGAACGGATGCGTGGGGAGTTCGCGCGCCTTCCGGTCGCGGTGGAAGGGGCCATGCCCGCGCAGGTGAGCTTCCCGCCGCGCAGGCTGCATGCCCAGAACGTGCTCAGTTCCCCGCAGGTACTTCCGTGGCTGGTCAGCATGGCCGAGCACCGCCCTGTTGCCGGCGACGTGATTGGCCTCGACGACCTCGGCGTGGCTGCTGACGTCGATCGGTTGGTCCTGGTGTCGATTTCGCGGCGTCGAGTGGTCGAGCCCACCGTGGCGCACGCCGCCGCCGTGCACACCATGCCACTGCTCGGCCGGTTCCTCGTCGAGCTACCGCGAGCATTGGACGCCCGGCTCAAGCCGTTCGACTGGGGCGCGGCGTCCTGTCTGCCGTTTCGGCCCACCCTGCGGTACGGCCGGGTTCTCCTGTCCGCGGCGCGTTGGCGGGTCGACCCGGCTCGGCTGCCCGGCGCCGACGCCAGCGACGGGGAATGG is a genomic window of Micromonospora tarapacensis containing:
- a CDS encoding lantibiotic dehydratase, whose protein sequence is MFHAVDAGTVRVAAHSWPGHGVPWPDRHDPVGIDAWLRATWKVGLVDTVWVASPGFVDRVEAALAGGTLDAARGWRLVLALARYLVRAQRRATPFGLFSGVATLRFGTVAAVTPSERSAVRVRPDAEWFASLVARLEADPDVRCGLYVQANNLVRVSGLRILVERRPHASAPSGGTSSVRRTEAVRLAMTLASGPMLWAELVDKIAASYPEFPRASAEVLVASLVDQGVLISALRPPSTCTDPLKHVLDQLDTVPQTRGGQTVQELRSLHGRLGATTGRATDFRGLAARMRELAVGRQPLAVDLRLGDQVVVPHQVATEIIAAVEVLRRLTSHPAGRSEWRGYHARFVNRYGMASVVPLAEVVDPVAGLGYPEHFGDVDSPAVAPLSRRDERLLALAQQAVIDGVREMVLDDAAVWALAGPDHDEGLVSPHVDVSAEVRAVSLRALEEGRFVVAVTGMGRSAMATGGRFLDMLPYAERERMRGEFARLPVAVEGAMPAQVSFPPRRLHAQNVLSSPQVLPWLVSMAEHRPVAGDVIGLDDLGVAADVDRLVLVSISRRRVVEPTVAHAAAVHTMPLLGRFLVELPRALDARLKPFDWGAASCLPFRPTLRYGRVLLSAARWRVDPARLPGADASDGEWSAAWETLRERLRLPRWVQVGNGDQRLRLDLDQVMDRSLLRAHLDTSNAAVTVAEAAGPEDYGWLSSRAHEIVVPVASTAAPAAAPAAVATRGSWPPPAAADSVLPGASGLLSGSLAVEPSMVELVLRRGLPALFADWPQPPMWWFIRMRRPFAHLRLRLHTDNYGDAAVRVGRWAVALRRQRLAGDLRLDTYRPETGRYGDGQAMSAAEELFAADSRAAVVQMAAKDDSQLNQQALTAASMIDLAAAMLGSRTDGCEWLVARPEHPGQAPIDQGVLRQAVILDPTSVPGPVQRAWQERSRAAARYADALSASGSPLTPTAVLTSLMHLHFVRAHGPDEAAEQVTYRLARHIALAAVRRRVRTTGASR
- a CDS encoding ATP-grasp domain-containing protein, giving the protein MTTRPTLTVIYRTDDFDPDYLTKATNHFFAASSEAATRAGFRFRAIPINELSPSCVGQPQLWRHGENLLRTRQLFQVDDFSWDPQTAHHLKAVCRTVRESDSVLLNRSFTDAEYLSTDKLAITQRASRLGLPTPPTVAIPFGRYARTATPLIEQQLGPGPYIVKPREMGMGFGVMKVDGIEQLSAILDVTAQAGMGYVVQPFIPNSGDLRVYVINREITATQHRSPSPGHYLANISQGGANAIRATDMDIQSATLRIADSLDAACLQVDWLLGEKGPVVNEWSSGFGGYSALPDPERTRLSDAFFDWARTLL
- a CDS encoding TauD/TfdA dioxygenase family protein produces the protein MTTQTLPDQITVQRITGHIGAEIHGIDLSQPLNDDVISTIRAALLAHKVIFFRDQQLTHAEHIALARRFGELTRRPGTKHGVHPKGFPQILTIDPDAEDARYGRDFEERYRQKWTSYTAGWHTDLTPAVNPPAASILRAETVPPFGGDTQWTNLVAAYNNLSEPLRNLVDGLRAEHTFFAGCQMHPADPEDIAIRKMNRDDPQVSLHPVVRVHPETGERALFVHPASVSRIPDLSPAESAKLLDLLFAQIIRPEYTVRFTWRPGSVAMWDNRATAHLAATDLSHLDVRRTMYRVTILGDRPTGPDGFTSEIIAGEPLTAFED
- a CDS encoding IMP dehydrogenase; protein product: MKILDETSRTLNEYLLVPNLTTEDCTPGNVDLSAPLVRHRLGEQSPIRIAVPLVSAIMGAVSSPRMTISLAQCGGLGFIHHNQPITAQAEMVSNVKQHKAGFRHSDINIKPTATLGEVARLLRAAERDIAAVTDDGTPHGTFLGLISTRDFHPKRHDLNDSVESRMQPAKSLVVADPSISLSQANAMIWDNRLDVLPVVADNGRLESIVLRRDYELHKTFQNETIDSDKRFRVGAGVNTHDYKERIPALVRAGADVLCIDSSDGYSVWQRNTLQYVKGEFGDQTPIGAGNVVDGRAFRYLADAGADFIKVGIGGGSICITRDQKGIGRGQASALIDVVTERDAYAKETGVYIPICCDGGLLSDYHMAIAFALGTDFIMLGRYFARFAESPSKLVRVNGQLFKEYWGEGSQRARNWSRYDQGGEQHLVFEEGVDGYVPYAGSMYDTVTMTIAKLKATMISCGSTSLRAFHENAVLVPVSHQSYLQNTAEIQLRDRPSDPGQ
- a CDS encoding FxLD family lanthipeptide, translated to MDNLLTVSEDPFQLDVEIVTEGPVAAALPADTDDGCDTVKGSDC